Proteins encoded by one window of Yersinia massiliensis:
- a CDS encoding replication-associated recombination protein A, whose translation MSNMSLDFSQNEFQPLAARMRPLTLDQYIGQQHLLAPGKPLPRAIVAGQLHSMILWGPPGTGKTTLAEVIGRYGQADVERISAVTSGIKEIREAIERARQNRDAGRRTILFVDEVHRFNKSQQDAFLPHIEDGTITFIGATTENPSFELNSALLSRARVYLLKSLTAADIEKVIDQAMSDSQRGYGGQNIKLLDETRRMMSELVGGDARRALNSLEMMADMAEIDANGVRVLTPDLLKEVSGERSARFDNKGDRYYDLISAVHKSIRGSAPDAALYWYARIITAGGDPLYVARRLLAIASEDVGNADPRAMQVAISAWDCFTRVGPAEGERAIAQAIVYLACAPKSNAVYTAFKAAMQDARDKPDFDVPEHLRNAPTKLMKEMGLGAEYRYAHDEQHAYAAGENYFPPEMAATRYYSPSPRGLEGKIGEKLAWLAEQDQNSPIKRYR comes from the coding sequence GTGAGTAATATGTCCCTCGATTTTTCCCAAAATGAGTTTCAACCACTGGCCGCGCGGATGCGGCCTTTGACGTTGGATCAATATATTGGTCAGCAGCATCTGCTGGCTCCGGGTAAACCGCTACCGCGGGCAATCGTTGCCGGGCAGTTACACTCCATGATCCTTTGGGGGCCACCGGGAACCGGCAAAACCACCTTAGCAGAAGTGATTGGTCGTTATGGACAAGCAGACGTTGAGCGTATTTCTGCGGTGACCTCTGGCATAAAAGAGATTCGCGAAGCAATCGAACGGGCTCGACAAAATAGGGACGCAGGGCGGCGCACGATATTGTTTGTGGACGAAGTCCATCGCTTCAATAAAAGTCAGCAGGATGCATTTTTACCCCATATTGAAGATGGCACAATCACCTTTATCGGTGCTACCACTGAAAACCCTTCGTTTGAACTCAATTCAGCTTTGCTCTCCCGTGCGCGCGTCTATTTGTTGAAGTCACTTACGGCTGCTGATATTGAAAAAGTAATTGATCAAGCGATGTCAGATAGCCAGCGTGGCTATGGCGGGCAGAACATCAAGTTACTCGATGAAACCCGCCGAATGATGTCTGAACTGGTGGGTGGGGATGCTCGCCGCGCCTTGAACAGCCTAGAAATGATGGCAGATATGGCAGAAATTGATGCCAATGGGGTACGTGTGTTAACCCCTGATTTGCTTAAAGAAGTTTCTGGTGAACGGAGTGCTCGCTTTGATAATAAAGGCGACCGTTATTACGATCTGATTTCAGCGGTACATAAATCTATTCGTGGCTCAGCCCCAGATGCCGCTTTGTATTGGTATGCGCGGATTATCACCGCTGGCGGTGATCCGCTATATGTCGCACGGCGCTTGCTGGCGATTGCATCGGAAGATGTGGGTAACGCAGACCCTCGGGCCATGCAAGTCGCCATCTCGGCTTGGGATTGTTTTACCCGCGTCGGCCCGGCTGAAGGTGAGCGGGCAATTGCTCAAGCGATTGTTTATCTGGCCTGCGCACCAAAAAGCAATGCAGTTTATACCGCGTTTAAAGCCGCGATGCAGGATGCGCGTGACAAACCTGATTTTGATGTGCCAGAACATCTGCGTAATGCACCGACCAAATTGATGAAAGAAATGGGATTGGGCGCGGAATATCGCTACGCGCATGATGAACAACATGCCTATGCCGCAGGTGAGAACTATTTCCCACCTGAAATGGCCGCTACCCGCTACTATTCTCCATCGCCCCGAGGCTTGGAAGGGAAAATCGGTGAAAAGCTGGCATGGTTGGCTGAGCAGGATCAAAATAGCCCGATAAAACGCTACCGCTAG
- a CDS encoding MFS transporter gives MSAYSRPVLLLLCGLLLFTISIAVLNTLVPLWLSHQQLPTWQVGMVSSSYFTGNLVGTLIAGRLIQGLGFNRSYHYSCILFALATCGLMLSVDFWSWLGWRFFAGVACALIWVIVESALLRSGTLTNRGQLLAAYMMVYYLGTVTGQLLLGVVSTKLLNVIPWVSALVITAMLPLLFAHFSHQEGSESSHVAIWPMLKRRSARLGINGCIISGVLLGSLYGLLPLYLSHQGMSDASVGWWMALLVSSGIIGQWPIGKMADRYGRLLVLRIQVFVVILGSVAILGHYALAPALFILGCAGFTLYPVAMAWACEKASADELVAMNQALLMSYTIGSLTGPTMTSLLMQRYSDNLLFIMIAGVALVYLMMLLRKPDQQQTPYAAI, from the coding sequence ATGTCCGCATATTCTCGCCCGGTGCTACTTTTGCTCTGTGGGCTTTTGTTGTTTACGATTTCTATCGCGGTTTTAAATACATTGGTTCCTTTGTGGCTATCCCATCAACAGTTGCCGACCTGGCAAGTGGGGATGGTTAGCTCATCCTATTTCACGGGGAACTTAGTTGGAACACTGATTGCTGGGCGTTTAATTCAAGGATTAGGATTTAATCGCAGTTATCATTATTCCTGCATTTTATTTGCTCTAGCGACCTGTGGCCTCATGCTATCAGTCGATTTTTGGAGCTGGTTGGGCTGGCGCTTCTTCGCTGGTGTTGCTTGTGCGCTAATTTGGGTTATTGTCGAAAGCGCTTTACTACGCAGCGGTACGTTAACTAACCGTGGGCAACTGTTGGCCGCCTATATGATGGTTTACTATTTGGGGACCGTGACTGGGCAACTGCTGCTGGGTGTTGTGTCGACAAAACTACTTAATGTCATCCCGTGGGTCAGTGCATTAGTGATTACCGCGATGTTGCCGCTGCTGTTTGCCCATTTCTCACATCAGGAGGGGAGTGAATCCTCTCATGTCGCTATTTGGCCGATGCTAAAGCGCCGTAGCGCGCGTTTGGGTATCAATGGCTGCATTATCTCAGGTGTCCTATTAGGTTCTCTGTATGGGCTGCTGCCGTTGTATTTATCCCATCAAGGAATGAGTGATGCCAGTGTCGGATGGTGGATGGCCTTGCTGGTGAGTTCTGGGATTATCGGTCAATGGCCGATTGGCAAGATGGCAGACCGTTATGGTCGCTTACTGGTGCTACGTATTCAGGTGTTTGTTGTGATCTTGGGGAGTGTCGCCATCTTGGGTCATTACGCCTTGGCGCCAGCATTATTTATTTTAGGATGCGCGGGGTTTACCCTTTATCCGGTCGCGATGGCGTGGGCGTGCGAAAAAGCCAGTGCTGACGAATTAGTGGCGATGAATCAGGCACTTTTGATGAGTTATACCATTGGCAGCCTGACCGGCCCGACCATGACTTCATTGCTGATGCAGCGTTACTCAGACAATTTATTGTTCATCATGATTGCTGGCGTCGCGTTGGTGTATTTGATGATGTTGCTGCGTAAGCCCGATCAGCAGCAAACGCCTTATGCCGCGATTTAA
- a CDS encoding DNA translocase FtsK 4TM domain-containing protein, with translation MSQEYTEDKEVTLKKLSSGRRLLEAVLIVVTLLAAYLMAALLSFNPSDPSWSQTAWHEPIHNLGGGIGAWMADTLFFTFGVLAYAIPVIMVMLCWAAFRQRDASEHVDYFALSLRLIGTLALILTSCGLAALNVDDLYYFASGGVIGSLFSNAMLPWFNGVGATLTLLCIWAVGLTLFTGWSWLVIAEKIGGVVLGSLAFMTNRSRREERYDDEDGSDYVDDDQTNEQEKDSVAKKAVAAGAVTASALAANSAYADADDVLFSAPSVTDEPLPLTENDDEYDPLLSSLRATESDDSSALVAAPAQVATPPVLSYEDASHNDTAHTHALNSLVTNSLVSPTDNVSATPPLYSFEIPEESSTPIPRRDIMSPAERHDPQMGSWETPAEQTRHSPFDFSTAQRHSDQVDNLLSMNPGVGAGLEGLTAADVAAGMASPSNPISVAGVVGASTVAATFMPAFTATSDSSSQVKQGIGPELPRPNPVRIPTRRELASYGIKLPSQRIAEQEQREQHEEEAQNAQVNATSFDPQSESEDDAALQQAILRQAFADQQSARYGQPDAAGVNIFSAPEPEDEQALQEAALRQAYAAQQQQRYSTTQSEDAAHHENNLYSREIENSESSAAERVQPVDTHSAFTFSPMADLVDESPREPLFTLSAQSESVAENSTFSSDHSEQEPPHQHVSGYQAHSEPAAPAQSAYSSANTHSSANTYSAYTPPAVAPTYTAPVPPLVSQPTTPVQSIPPSQAAPSVEPTPAMDSLIHPFLMRNDQPLVKPTTPLPTLDLLSSPPAEEEPVDMFALEQTARLVEARLGDYRVKAEVVGISPGPVITRFELDLAPGVKASRISNLSRDLARSLSAIAVRVVEVIPGKPYVGLELPNKHRQTVYLREVLDCAKFRDNSSPLAIVLGKDIAGQPVVADLAKMPHLLVAGTTGSGKSVGVNAMILSILYKATPDEVRFIMIDPKMLELSVYEGIPHLLTGVVTDMKDAANALRWCVGEMERRYKLMSALGVRNLAGYNERVAQAEAMGRPIPDPFWKPSDSMDISPPMLVKLPYIVVMVDEFADLMMTVGKKVEELIARLAQKARAAGIHLVLATQRPSVDVITGLIKANIPTRIAFTVSSKIDSRTILDQGGAESLLGMGDMLYMAPNSSIPVRVHGAFVRDQEVHAVVNDWKARGRPQYIESIISGGDEGEGGSLGLDSDEELDPLFDQAVSFVLEKRRASISGVQRQFRIGYNRAARIIEQMEAQQIVSTPGHNGNREVLAPPPHE, from the coding sequence TTGAGCCAGGAATATACAGAAGACAAAGAAGTTACTCTGAAAAAGCTAAGCAGCGGGCGTCGTTTGCTTGAGGCTGTTTTGATTGTGGTAACCCTTCTTGCAGCCTACTTAATGGCAGCGCTGCTGAGTTTTAATCCTTCGGACCCCAGTTGGTCCCAAACTGCTTGGCACGAACCTATCCACAATCTTGGTGGGGGTATAGGTGCGTGGATGGCCGATACGCTGTTCTTTACCTTTGGTGTTTTGGCTTATGCAATCCCAGTCATTATGGTGATGTTGTGCTGGGCAGCATTTCGCCAGCGCGATGCCAGTGAGCATGTTGATTACTTTGCACTTTCATTACGCCTTATAGGCACATTAGCCCTCATTTTAACGTCATGCGGCTTGGCTGCGCTTAATGTTGATGATCTCTATTACTTCGCTTCGGGTGGGGTGATTGGTAGCTTATTTAGTAATGCTATGTTGCCGTGGTTTAATGGTGTGGGAGCAACACTGACGCTGCTTTGTATTTGGGCTGTTGGCTTAACGCTCTTTACCGGTTGGTCTTGGTTGGTCATCGCTGAAAAAATTGGTGGTGTGGTCTTAGGTTCACTGGCATTTATGACTAATCGTTCTCGTCGCGAAGAGCGCTACGACGATGAGGATGGCAGTGACTATGTAGATGATGACCAGACTAACGAGCAAGAAAAAGACTCGGTGGCGAAAAAAGCCGTGGCAGCAGGCGCTGTAACAGCTAGTGCGCTAGCGGCAAATTCAGCTTATGCCGATGCGGATGATGTCCTCTTTTCAGCACCTTCTGTGACTGATGAGCCATTACCGTTAACTGAAAATGACGATGAATATGATCCTTTACTGAGTTCGCTACGTGCTACAGAGAGTGATGATTCCTCAGCGTTAGTGGCGGCTCCTGCACAGGTCGCTACTCCCCCTGTTCTGAGTTATGAGGATGCTAGTCATAATGATACTGCTCATACTCATGCCCTAAACTCCTTGGTTACTAACAGTCTGGTTTCACCAACTGACAATGTCTCCGCGACACCCCCGCTGTATTCTTTTGAAATACCAGAAGAATCATCCACTCCAATCCCGCGTCGTGACATCATGTCACCGGCTGAACGCCATGACCCTCAAATGGGGTCATGGGAGACACCAGCAGAACAGACCCGTCATTCGCCATTTGATTTTTCAACCGCGCAGCGTCATAGCGATCAGGTGGACAACTTGCTTTCTATGAATCCTGGGGTAGGGGCTGGTCTTGAGGGCCTCACTGCTGCGGATGTGGCCGCGGGTATGGCATCGCCATCTAACCCAATTTCGGTTGCTGGAGTAGTTGGTGCAAGTACGGTAGCCGCGACATTTATGCCAGCATTTACGGCGACCAGCGATAGCAGTTCGCAAGTTAAGCAAGGGATTGGTCCAGAATTACCGCGGCCGAATCCGGTACGTATTCCAACGCGACGTGAATTGGCCTCTTACGGCATTAAGCTGCCTTCGCAGCGTATCGCTGAACAGGAACAACGTGAGCAGCATGAAGAAGAAGCACAAAACGCCCAGGTAAATGCAACGTCATTTGATCCTCAAAGTGAGTCAGAGGATGATGCTGCGCTGCAACAGGCAATATTACGTCAAGCCTTTGCTGACCAACAATCAGCGCGCTATGGCCAACCTGATGCTGCTGGCGTTAATATTTTCTCCGCGCCAGAGCCTGAAGATGAACAAGCTCTGCAAGAGGCTGCATTGCGACAAGCGTATGCTGCACAACAGCAACAACGGTATAGCACCACGCAAAGTGAAGATGCTGCTCATCATGAAAATAACCTTTATAGTCGTGAAATCGAGAATAGCGAAAGCAGTGCAGCTGAACGAGTTCAGCCTGTCGATACCCACAGCGCGTTCACTTTCTCGCCAATGGCTGATTTAGTTGATGAGAGCCCGCGTGAGCCTCTATTCACGCTTTCTGCTCAGAGTGAGTCCGTTGCTGAGAACAGCACTTTTTCGTCAGATCACTCGGAGCAAGAGCCGCCACATCAACATGTATCTGGGTATCAAGCGCATTCAGAGCCAGCAGCACCGGCTCAATCTGCTTATTCTTCAGCTAATACACACTCTTCAGCTAATACGTACTCCGCGTACACACCACCAGCGGTGGCACCGACTTATACCGCACCAGTACCGCCGTTGGTTTCTCAACCCACAACACCGGTGCAATCAATACCACCAAGCCAAGCTGCTCCTTCTGTCGAACCGACGCCAGCGATGGATAGCTTGATTCACCCATTCTTGATGCGAAATGACCAGCCTTTGGTCAAACCGACGACACCATTACCGACACTCGACCTGCTTTCTTCACCGCCAGCGGAAGAAGAACCAGTTGATATGTTTGCATTAGAGCAAACAGCACGTTTGGTTGAAGCGCGTTTGGGCGATTATCGCGTGAAAGCCGAGGTGGTTGGTATTTCTCCGGGGCCTGTCATTACTCGTTTCGAGCTAGATCTGGCTCCGGGCGTTAAAGCTTCGCGTATTTCGAATCTTTCCCGTGATTTGGCACGATCACTTTCTGCTATTGCCGTGCGTGTTGTGGAAGTGATTCCTGGCAAACCTTATGTTGGGCTTGAACTGCCAAACAAACACCGTCAAACGGTTTACCTGAGAGAAGTGCTTGATTGCGCTAAATTCCGTGATAATTCTTCTCCTCTGGCTATCGTGCTCGGTAAAGACATCGCAGGGCAACCGGTGGTGGCTGATTTAGCCAAAATGCCTCACTTGCTGGTAGCCGGTACGACTGGCTCGGGTAAATCGGTTGGGGTGAATGCGATGATCCTCAGCATCTTGTATAAAGCGACGCCAGATGAAGTGCGTTTTATCATGATTGACCCGAAAATGCTTGAGTTGTCGGTCTATGAAGGTATTCCGCATTTGTTAACCGGTGTTGTCACTGACATGAAGGATGCTGCGAACGCATTACGTTGGTGTGTTGGTGAGATGGAACGTCGCTATAAGTTAATGTCTGCTTTAGGTGTCCGTAATCTTGCGGGTTACAACGAGCGCGTAGCGCAAGCGGAAGCGATGGGGCGGCCGATTCCAGATCCATTCTGGAAACCATCCGATAGTATGGATATCTCACCGCCAATGTTGGTGAAACTGCCTTATATCGTGGTAATGGTGGATGAGTTTGCTGACCTGATGATGACTGTGGGCAAAAAAGTTGAAGAGCTGATAGCCCGTCTGGCACAGAAAGCGCGTGCTGCTGGCATCCACCTTGTTCTTGCTACCCAACGCCCGTCAGTTGATGTGATAACTGGTTTGATTAAGGCTAACATTCCCACGCGTATTGCTTTTACGGTTTCCAGTAAAATTGACTCCCGAACCATCCTTGATCAGGGTGGCGCTGAATCGCTGTTGGGGATGGGGGATATGCTGTATATGGCACCTAACTCCTCAATTCCTGTGCGTGTGCATGGTGCCTTTGTCCGAGATCAGGAAGTTCATGCGGTGGTAAATGATTGGAAAGCCCGTGGTCGTCCTCAGTACATTGAGAGTATCATCAGTGGTGGAGATGAAGGCGAAGGCGGTAGCCTTGGGTTGGACAGTGATGAAGAGCTGGATCCACTGTTCGATCAGGCGGTCAGCTTTGTGCTAGAGAAACGCCGTGCGTCTATTTCTGGCGTTCAGCGTCAATTCCGAATTGGTTATAATCGTGCTGCTCGTATTATTGAGCAAATGGAAGCTCAGCAAATTGTGAGTACGCCAGGCCATAACGGTAATCGTGAAGTTTTGGCTCCGCCACCTCATGAGTAA
- the lrp gene encoding leucine-responsive transcriptional regulator Lrp yields MIDNKKRPGKELDRIDRNILNELQKDGRISNVELSKRVGLSPTPCLERVRRLERQGFIHGYTALLNPQYLDASLLVIVEITLNRGAPDVFEQFNAAVKNLEEIQECHLVSGDFDYLLKTRVPDMSAYRTLLGETLLRLPGVNDTRTYVVMEEVKQSNRLVIKTR; encoded by the coding sequence ATGATAGATAATAAAAAACGGCCGGGGAAAGAGCTTGATCGTATTGATCGTAACATCCTGAATGAATTACAAAAGGATGGGCGAATCTCTAACGTAGAGCTTTCAAAACGAGTAGGATTGTCACCAACACCATGTCTAGAGCGAGTTCGCCGTTTAGAGCGTCAGGGCTTCATCCATGGTTATACCGCACTGCTTAATCCACAATATTTGGATGCATCATTGCTGGTTATTGTTGAGATTACTCTGAATCGTGGTGCTCCGGATGTGTTTGAGCAATTTAATGCTGCTGTAAAAAATCTTGAGGAAATTCAAGAGTGTCACTTGGTGTCAGGCGATTTCGACTATTTGTTGAAAACCCGTGTACCTGATATGTCCGCTTACCGTACCTTACTCGGTGAGACCTTGCTTCGCCTACCGGGCGTGAACGATACCCGTACCTATGTGGTCATGGAAGAAGTGAAGCAGAGTAACCGCCTTGTGATTAAAACGCGGTAA
- the lolA gene encoding outer membrane lipoprotein chaperone LolA has product MKKLLVACCLLSGLISTPVLADASSDLQGRLSKVNSFHANFSQKVTTADGAAVQEGEGELWVKRPNLFNWHMTSPDESVLISDGETLWFYNPFVEQATATWLKNATGNTPFMLITRNNPDDWKQYNVKQKGDDFELTPKSASGNLKQFAITVSPTGTIKSFTAVEQDGQRSAYTLKGQQNSSADASKFKFTLPKGVTLDDQRQ; this is encoded by the coding sequence ATGAAAAAACTGCTTGTTGCTTGCTGTCTGTTATCTGGCTTGATTTCAACGCCAGTTTTGGCCGATGCCAGCTCTGACTTGCAAGGTCGCCTGAGTAAGGTGAACAGTTTCCATGCTAACTTCTCGCAGAAAGTCACCACCGCTGATGGTGCGGCAGTGCAGGAAGGTGAAGGTGAACTGTGGGTTAAACGGCCCAATCTTTTTAACTGGCATATGACTTCACCAGATGAGAGTGTCCTGATTTCCGATGGTGAGACATTGTGGTTCTACAACCCATTTGTTGAGCAAGCGACGGCAACTTGGTTAAAAAATGCGACGGGCAATACACCGTTCATGCTGATTACTCGCAACAATCCAGATGATTGGAAGCAATACAATGTGAAGCAAAAAGGTGACGATTTCGAGCTGACGCCAAAAAGTGCAAGCGGCAATCTGAAGCAATTTGCGATTACGGTGTCACCAACAGGCACTATCAAAAGCTTTACTGCGGTTGAGCAGGATGGGCAGCGCAGTGCCTATACGCTTAAAGGGCAACAGAATAGCTCAGCGGATGCCAGCAAATTTAAGTTTACCCTACCTAAAGGTGTGACGCTGGACGACCAGCGGCAGTGA
- the serS gene encoding serine--tRNA ligase → MLDPNMLRNELDAVAEKLARRGFKLDVEMLRQQEERRKVLQVETESLQAERNARSKLIGAAKARGEDIEPLRLEVNVLGEKLDAAKVELDKLQNEIRDLALSIPNLPDDSVPVGKDENDNLEVSRWGEPRKYDFEVRDHVSLGEMAGGLDFAAAVKLTGARFVVMKGQIARMHRALSQFMLDLHTEKHGYLEAYVPYLVNHATLYGTGQLPKFGEDLFHTKPLEEESDSSNYALIPTAEVPLTNLIRDEILEEESLPLKMTAHTPCFRSEAGSYGRDTRGLIRMHQFDKVEMVQITRPEDSMAALEELTGHAEKVLQLLELPYRKVLLCTGDMGFGSSKTYDLEVWLPAQDTYREISSCSNCWDFQARRMQARCRNKTDRKTRLVHTLNGSGLAVGRTLVAVLENYQQADGRIQVPEVLRPYMGGLEFIG, encoded by the coding sequence ATGCTCGATCCCAATATGCTGCGCAATGAGCTAGACGCAGTCGCCGAAAAACTGGCTCGCAGAGGTTTTAAACTTGATGTTGAGATGTTGCGCCAACAAGAAGAGCGCCGCAAAGTTTTACAGGTTGAAACAGAAAGTCTGCAAGCAGAACGTAACGCTCGATCGAAATTGATTGGTGCGGCCAAGGCGCGTGGCGAAGATATCGAACCATTGCGTTTAGAAGTCAATGTGCTGGGTGAAAAACTGGATGCCGCAAAAGTCGAATTGGATAAGTTGCAAAACGAAATCCGTGACTTAGCCTTGTCGATTCCAAACCTACCAGATGATTCTGTGCCCGTTGGCAAAGATGAAAATGACAACCTTGAAGTTAGCCGTTGGGGTGAACCACGCAAGTATGACTTTGAGGTGAGAGATCACGTTTCCTTGGGTGAAATGGCCGGTGGCCTTGATTTCGCTGCTGCGGTGAAACTGACCGGTGCGCGTTTTGTGGTGATGAAAGGGCAAATTGCTCGCATGCACCGTGCGCTGTCTCAGTTTATGCTGGACTTACATACCGAGAAACATGGCTATCTAGAAGCTTACGTTCCTTATTTGGTCAACCATGCCACGTTGTATGGTACTGGTCAGTTGCCAAAATTTGGCGAGGACTTGTTCCACACTAAACCACTCGAAGAAGAATCAGATAGCAGCAATTATGCTTTGATTCCTACGGCTGAAGTCCCGCTGACTAACTTAATACGTGATGAGATTCTGGAAGAAGAATCCTTACCACTGAAAATGACTGCACATACGCCATGCTTCCGTTCAGAAGCGGGTTCTTATGGTCGTGATACTCGTGGCTTAATTCGTATGCATCAGTTCGATAAAGTCGAGATGGTGCAGATAACCCGCCCTGAAGATTCAATGGCGGCACTGGAAGAGTTGACTGGTCATGCAGAGAAAGTGCTGCAATTACTGGAATTACCGTACCGTAAAGTGCTGCTGTGTACTGGGGATATGGGCTTTGGTTCCAGCAAGACTTACGATCTGGAAGTATGGCTACCGGCACAAGATACCTACCGTGAAATCTCTTCATGCTCCAACTGTTGGGATTTCCAAGCTCGCCGTATGCAAGCTCGTTGCCGTAATAAAACGGATAGAAAGACCCGTTTGGTGCATACATTGAATGGTTCAGGTCTGGCAGTTGGTCGTACCTTAGTGGCGGTATTGGAAAACTACCAGCAAGCTGATGGCCGTATCCAAGTGCCAGAAGTTTTGCGCCCATACATGGGTGGTCTTGAGTTTATCGGTTAA
- the trxB gene encoding thioredoxin-disulfide reductase: MSTAKHSKLIILGSGPAGYTAAVYAARANLKPVLITGMEKGGQLTTTTDVENWPGDPEGLTGPALMDRMHEHAEKFQTEILFDHINSVDLKNRPFRLFGDSDEYTCDALIIATGASARYLGMESEEAFKGKGVSACATCDGFFYRNQKVAVVGGGNTAVEEALYLANIAAEVHLIHRRDSFRSEKILIDRLMEKVKNGNIVLHTDRTLDEVLGDEMGVTGVRLKSTQSNETEELAVAGVFIAIGHSPNTAIFGDQLALENGYIKVQSGTQGNATQTSIPGVFAAGDVMDHIYRQAITSAGTGCMAALDAERYLDGLVNDK; the protein is encoded by the coding sequence ATGAGCACGGCTAAACATAGCAAATTGATTATTCTGGGTTCTGGCCCTGCAGGTTATACCGCGGCAGTTTATGCAGCACGCGCTAACCTAAAACCTGTATTGATTACCGGAATGGAAAAAGGTGGTCAGTTAACTACTACAACTGACGTCGAAAACTGGCCCGGCGATCCCGAAGGACTCACCGGCCCAGCACTGATGGACCGGATGCATGAGCATGCTGAAAAATTCCAGACAGAAATTCTGTTCGATCATATCAACAGTGTTGATTTGAAAAATCGCCCCTTCCGCCTATTTGGTGATAGCGATGAATACACTTGCGATGCGTTAATTATCGCAACTGGCGCATCTGCCCGCTATTTGGGGATGGAGTCTGAGGAAGCGTTCAAAGGCAAAGGGGTTTCTGCCTGCGCAACTTGTGACGGTTTCTTCTACCGCAATCAAAAAGTTGCAGTCGTCGGTGGCGGTAATACTGCCGTTGAGGAAGCACTGTATCTGGCAAATATCGCTGCTGAAGTCCATTTGATCCATCGCCGTGATAGCTTCCGCTCCGAAAAAATTCTGATTGATCGCCTGATGGAGAAAGTGAAAAACGGTAACATCGTGCTGCATACTGACCGTACGCTGGATGAAGTACTGGGCGATGAAATGGGTGTAACCGGCGTGCGCCTGAAATCAACTCAAAGCAATGAAACCGAAGAACTTGCGGTTGCGGGTGTCTTTATTGCCATCGGTCATAGTCCTAATACCGCCATTTTTGGTGACCAGTTAGCACTGGAAAATGGCTACATAAAAGTCCAGTCAGGTACCCAAGGCAATGCAACGCAAACCTCAATTCCAGGTGTGTTCGCCGCAGGTGATGTTATGGATCATATTTACCGCCAAGCCATCACCTCTGCTGGCACTGGCTGCATGGCGGCGCTGGATGCTGAACGCTATCTTGATGGATTAGTAAACGATAAATAG